From one Gammaproteobacteria bacterium genomic stretch:
- a CDS encoding tetratricopeptide repeat protein: protein MAYDAMEQEQVDSLKQFWDKNGKSLVVGIVVGLALFFGYQSWTANKGAAAEAASMEYMGMMEALSTNELGAAAEYGSRVMGSYADTAYAPLTALVMARIKLEQGDAVTARAHLNWAINHSDMPEVQNIARIRLADILLSEGLADQALAMLDNVKAAYVASQRDEVRGDIYVSLKQIDKAQKAYKDALAALAPEGDQRAHLLQIKLDDITGL from the coding sequence GTGGCATACGATGCAATGGAACAGGAACAGGTCGACTCCCTTAAACAGTTTTGGGATAAAAATGGTAAGTCGCTGGTTGTCGGTATTGTGGTGGGTTTAGCGCTCTTTTTTGGCTACCAGAGTTGGACGGCAAATAAGGGTGCGGCTGCAGAGGCGGCCTCTATGGAGTATATGGGCATGATGGAGGCGCTCTCCACCAACGAGTTAGGCGCTGCGGCTGAATATGGTAGCCGTGTGATGGGTAGTTATGCCGATACCGCCTATGCACCGCTCACGGCATTAGTGATGGCGCGCATAAAACTGGAACAGGGTGACGCGGTTACGGCACGTGCACATCTTAATTGGGCGATCAACCACAGTGATATGCCGGAAGTTCAAAATATAGCGCGCATTCGCTTGGCTGACATATTGTTGAGTGAGGGATTAGCTGATCAGGCACTGGCGATGCTGGACAATGTTAAGGCTGCTTATGTGGCGAGTCAGCGTGATGAAGTGCGCGGTGATATTTATGTCTCATTAAAACAGATCGACAAAGCACAAAAAGCCTATAAAGATGCACTGGCGGCACTGGCTCCCGAGGGTGATCAGCGTGCTCACTTGTTGCAAATAAAGTTGGATGATATTACAGGTCTATAG
- the bamB gene encoding outer membrane protein assembly factor BamB — translation MKSLKYLLYLLLMLATVPPLLAAEKSPETRQQEALAERDNLLATEPLWSKRISVSLGKRFVKLQSVQADGLLYSADWRGVIYAIDMVSGDTVWRHEVGTIVSGGLSLDSGLLLLGTSEGELIALQPADGAEVWRSQLSSEILSAPLVADGYVVAHSNDGYVYGLSAQNGEQLWAYQYKVPALTLRGTSVPIYAMGLVLVGLGNGKVVALDLQSGVVRWLQTVAVPRGRSELQRMVDIDATPVRVGRVIYVVSYQGRVAALDIGSGRVVWIREFSSYSGMAADSENLYLSDSEGKVSAINQATGATLWTQGKLSGLKLTQPLISKGVLIVAADDGYLYWLATASGEYLSRTAVKELAARLQGLEWDLWDDYDHSALPDFYDEDIGINVAPQQLSDGSLLVLDNLGYLTRFRH, via the coding sequence TTGAAATCGCTAAAATATCTACTTTATCTGCTGCTGATGCTAGCTACGGTGCCGCCGCTTCTGGCTGCCGAAAAATCGCCGGAAACACGGCAACAAGAGGCGCTCGCCGAGCGGGATAACCTGCTCGCTACCGAGCCTCTCTGGTCCAAACGCATCTCAGTGAGCCTGGGTAAACGATTTGTTAAATTACAATCGGTGCAAGCGGATGGCCTTCTTTACAGTGCGGATTGGCGCGGGGTTATCTATGCCATTGACATGGTGAGCGGTGATACCGTCTGGCGACATGAGGTGGGTACTATTGTGAGTGGCGGCCTGTCACTCGATTCGGGTCTGCTGCTGTTAGGCACCTCTGAGGGTGAGTTGATAGCACTGCAGCCGGCAGATGGTGCTGAAGTGTGGCGCAGCCAGCTCTCAAGTGAAATACTCTCCGCCCCCCTTGTGGCTGATGGATATGTGGTGGCTCACAGTAATGATGGTTATGTCTATGGGTTGTCAGCCCAAAATGGTGAGCAGTTGTGGGCCTATCAATACAAAGTACCTGCACTGACACTGCGTGGTACCAGTGTACCCATCTATGCCATGGGGCTGGTGCTGGTAGGGCTTGGGAATGGCAAGGTGGTGGCGCTTGACTTACAGAGTGGCGTGGTTCGATGGTTGCAGACGGTGGCGGTTCCACGGGGTCGTTCAGAGTTGCAGCGCATGGTTGATATTGATGCAACGCCGGTCAGGGTAGGTCGTGTGATTTATGTGGTCAGTTACCAAGGGCGGGTGGCCGCGCTGGATATTGGCAGTGGTCGCGTGGTCTGGATTCGTGAGTTCTCCTCCTATAGTGGCATGGCAGCCGATAGTGAAAACCTCTATCTGAGTGATTCTGAAGGTAAGGTCAGTGCGATTAATCAGGCGACAGGTGCGACCCTGTGGACCCAGGGGAAGCTGAGTGGGCTTAAATTGACGCAGCCGCTCATCAGCAAGGGTGTGTTAATTGTGGCTGCTGATGATGGTTACCTCTACTGGTTGGCGACAGCCAGTGGAGAGTACCTTTCACGCACTGCGGTGAAAGAGCTTGCAGCCCGATTACAGGGGCTGGAGTGGGATCTGTGGGATGATTATGATCACTCCGCACTTCCCGATTTTTATGATGAAGATATTGGTATCAATGTGGCACCGCAGCAACTGAGTGATGGCTCGCTGCTGGTGCTGGATAACCTGGGTTATTTGACCCGTTTCAGACACTAA